The nucleotide sequence GCGGCCTGGTTCAATTCGTCCAGCGTCATCAAGGGCACGAGTTGGGTGCCGGTGATTTCCCCGTCGGCATCATAGCTATCGGTAGTTTCGCCGAATTTCATGGTGCCTTCATAGACTTTGTCCGAGCCCATGAGTTTTTCGGAGAGTTTTGTGCCGCGTCCCAGCACGATGATCAACAGGCCGGTGGCGGCAGGGTCCAGCGTGCCGCAGTGGCCGACTTTTTTGATGTCAAACTGGCGGCGGAGTTCGGCCACCACATCATGCGAGGTGGGGCCGGATGGCTTGTCAATCAACAACGCGCCGTCAAGTGGGGTGAATTCGTGCATTATTTCGCTTGGTCGAGGGCTTTCTTTACGGCTGCAATGACCCGCCGCTGCACGGATAACGGGCGGCCGGGAATACGGGCTCCGGCTGCTGCCGGGTGTCCGCCGCCGCCAAACTGGCCCGCCACCAAATTCACATTCACGTGCGCGCTTTTGGAACGGAAACTCAGGCGGGTTAATTCCGGCTCCAGTTCCTCCAGCAAAACGGCGACGACGACTGGTTCAATATCCCGGATATGATCAATCAAACCTTCGCAATCCTCGCGATTCGCTCCGGTGCGCGCGAAATCGGCTTTCTTCAGCCAGAGATAGGCAATCTGGTCATGATGCGTCAGGTGGAATTTGTTATAGACGTGACGCAGCAGGCGAACCCTGGAGAGTGAGAAAGACTGGTACACTTCGCGGCAGACCTTGGAAAGGTCCGCTCCTTTTTTCACCAATTCAGCCGCGACGTGATAGGTGGAGGGACGCGTGCTGGGATATTGGAACGAACCGGTATCGGTCGAGATGGCGGTGAACAGGCAATCCGCAATCCGGTTGGTAATGGGCCAGCGGGCTTCCTTAAGCAGGCGGAAGATCAACTCGCCCGTGGATGGCTCGCGCGGTGAAACCCAATTGATGTCGCCGTAGCGTGAATTACTGGCATGATGATCAATATTGATCAAAACCTTGCGATTTTTGATCCCCTCGGTTGCGGAACCCAAACGTTCGAGCGTGGCACAGTCGAGCGCGATGACGCAATCAAACGCACCGTTGCATTTCGGCTTGTGCAGAATTTTATCAGGGTCCAAAAAATGCAGTTTCTGGGGCACCGCGTCCTCATTCCAGCACGTCACCTCTTTGCCTTGCTCGCGCAACGCCAGGGTCAGGGCCAGTTCGGAACCGATGCAATCCCCATCGGGGCGCAGGTGGCCGACAATGCAAAACGAGCGATGCTGCTCAATTTCGCCCAGAATGCGATCAATGATTTTCGGGCGCGCCTTCATTTGGGGGCTGGGGTTTGTCGAGTTCGTCCAGGATTTGCAATACCCGGTTACCCCGGGCGATGGAATCGTCCACCACAAAACGTAATTGGGGTGTGTATTTCATGGTGAGCGACCGGCCGAGTTGGGATTGGATCAGCCAACGCCGTTCCTGAAGCAGGGCAGTGCCGCGCTTCAATTGGTCGGCACCGCCCAGAATGCTGACGTAGATCGTGGCGTGCTGCAGGTCGGCGGCAACATGCGCTTCATTGACGGAAATGAGGCCGGCTTCGGCCACCGGCAGTTCGCGGCGAATAATTTCGCCGACCTCGCGCTTCAATAATTCGCGCACGCGTTCGAGGCGCAGTGACATGGCAATAAATATAGCTTAGAGCTTTTGGGCGACCTTCTCGATGGAGTAGCTCTCAATGCTGTCGCCCGGAACAAACTCGTTGAAACCATCAATGCGGATGCCGCACTCCATGCCGGCGCGCACTTCGCTGACCTCATCCTGGAAACGGCGCAATGATTGGATCACCCCTTCATACACCAGGCTCTTGCGGCGCATGATCCGCGCCTTGCCGCGAACCAAACGGCCAGTGGTAATAACGCAACCAGCCACATTGCCGCCTTTTGAAAGTTCAAAAATCTTGCGTACTTCCGCCGCGCCAATCAGGGTTTCCTTGATGATTGGGTCCAGCAGACCGGCCATGGCCTCCTTCACCTGGTCAATCAATTCATAAATGATGGCGTATAACTTGATTTGCACGCCTTCGCGTTTCGCGACATCCATGACCCCGTTATCAATGCGGGTGTGGAAACCCAGCACGATCGCGTTCGAGGCCGACGCCAGCAAAACATCAGACTCGGTAATGGTACCCACCGCGCTGTGAATGACTTCCATCGCCACTTTGTTAGATTCGATCTTTTTAAGCGATTCCACAATGGCTTCCATCGAACCCTGGGTATCGGTTTTGACAATCACCTTGAGCACTTTGTTGGAAGTGGCGTCCAAAGTGCTGAACAGGTTTTCCAGCGTTACCTTGGTGCGGGTTTCCGTGCCTTGCAACCGCAGTTCCTGCACGCGTTTTTCGGCGTCTTCACGCGCCAATTTTTCATCCTTATAGACGCGGAACTCGAGTCCGGGTTCCGGCACGCCATTGAGCCCCAAGACTTTCACTGCCACGGATGGGCTGGCTTCCTTGTGGCGTTTACCGTCTTCACTGATCAGCGCCCGGACCTTGCCATAAAACTGATCGCACAACAGGATGTCCCCGATCTTCAGAGTGCCCTTGCGGACGAGGACCGTGGCGGTGGGGCCGCCCGGCTCCAAGCCGGATTCGATCACATTGCCCTTGGCCATCCGGTTGGGGTTGGCTTTTAACTCCAGCATGTCCGCTTGGAGCAAGATCATTTCCAACAGTTTGTCCACCCCCTGTTTGGTTAGGCCGGATACATCCACAAAGATGGTATCGCCACCCCATTCATCCCATAACAGCGCTTTATCGCGCAGTTGCTGACGCACTTTCAGCGCGTTGGCGGCCGGGTGAT is from Verrucomicrobiota bacterium and encodes:
- a CDS encoding bifunctional oligoribonuclease/PAP phosphatase NrnA, which translates into the protein MKARPKIIDRILGEIEQHRSFCIVGHLRPDGDCIGSELALTLALREQGKEVTCWNEDAVPQKLHFLDPDKILHKPKCNGAFDCVIALDCATLERLGSATEGIKNRKVLINIDHHASNSRYGDINWVSPREPSTGELIFRLLKEARWPITNRIADCLFTAISTDTGSFQYPSTRPSTYHVAAELVKKGADLSKVCREVYQSFSLSRVRLLRHVYNKFHLTHHDQIAYLWLKKADFARTGANREDCEGLIDHIRDIEPVVVAVLLEELEPELTRLSFRSKSAHVNVNLVAGQFGGGGHPAAAGARIPGRPLSVQRRVIAAVKKALDQAK
- the rbfA gene encoding 30S ribosome-binding factor RbfA; translation: MSLRLERVRELLKREVGEIIRRELPVAEAGLISVNEAHVAADLQHATIYVSILGGADQLKRGTALLQERRWLIQSQLGRSLTMKYTPQLRFVVDDSIARGNRVLQILDELDKPQPPNEGAPENH